ATCATAGCCGGCATCCGCAACGTACTTCACAAGATCGGCATCGTCTGCCAGTAAAGGCTCACTGAGTCGCATCGCCGCCTGTTTCACTCGCGAATCGGAATCACCGAGCGCAGTCAGAATCAACACTTTCGTCGTCGCTTCCAATCCGTCCAATGTCCACAGTGCATGCAAGCGTCCCAGAGGGTAATCACCGGTTTTTACTAACTGTTCCAAAGCGGGAACGACTGATTTGTCACTTCGTAACACGATCAACTTCTGCGCCGTATCACGTCGCCAACCATTGGAGTGCGAAAGTTCTTCCACCAGTTGTGCAGTGGTCATACCTAACAGTTTCGGAGGCGGCTGGCGATTCGTTGTTTCATGCACAACGCGATAGATGCGACCACGGCCGATGTTTTTCGCAAAGCCCTCTTTGTCGATTACGCCTCGCAAATAAGAGCCTTTCCGCGTCCAGTTCCCTTCCTGAATAATGCCGCGATACATATCAACAATATAAAGGCATCCATCAGGACCGGTGGCCGACCAGAGCGGACGAAAGTTTTTATCCGTCGAAGCAATAAATTCCGAATTTTCATAGGCATTGCTAAGCATTGTCTTGCCGTCGATCTGTGTCACTTTCGCCCGTCGCACCAGGCGACCGACCGGCTCGGGGAGAATATAGTCTCCCTTAAAATCATCGGGCATCTGATCGCCACGATAAATCGATTGTCCGGCACAACCAGTAAATCGATTCAACCCGCCCCGTTCCTTATCGACGCGTCCCAGTCCGCCCTGAACATCGACCATCTTTACAATCGGGTAGACGGCTTCGAAATTCGGTTCAAGTTCTCCGGGTAAGTTCAATCTGCCGTACTGCGGCAGTTGTTGGAATCCATACGCCGGTTTCTCTCCCCCCGCAGCTGAGAGGAAGAACCGCCCGACATCATCCATCGCCAGCCCCCATTGACCGTGATCACCGTAGATCCGCTCGGACTCCCATTTCCCGTTTCGGAAACGGTGCCGTTGGGATCCCAAGCGTGCAGAGTAAATCCAATTATCAATGCCCCAGGTCAGCGCACTGTTTTGGTGTTCGAGGTTCCCCCCTGCTTTGCCCCCCGGATAGAGCAGAATTTTTTCGTCCGCCACGCCATCGCCGTTGGTATCGCGGTAGCTGTAGTAATCTTCGGTGTACGTTTCATTGACGATAATCCGATCATCGAACGGCAAAATCATGCGCGGCAGGACCATATTGTCAATGAATCGCGAGACTTTATCCATGCGGCCGTCACCGTCCGTATCTTCCAGCATCGACACGCGCGACCGGGGCAAATCCTGATCAACACCATCCGCATCCTGCATATAAGTCCGCATCTCAGCCACATACATCCGCGCGTTGCCATCCCAGACACAGAGCACCGGCTCTTCAATCATCGGCTCCGCAGCCACCAGTTCCAGCCGGTAACCGGGTGCCAGATGAATCCGCTTCATCGATTCTTCAGGAGAATAAAATGTGGAATCGGCGTCTTCCGGTTCGCGCATCACACCCGGCTGTTTAGCAGGAATCGTCACACGGGGTGGTGCCGTCATTTTCGGGTCACCCACAGAGGCAAGGTAAGCCAGCAGATCAGAGACCTGTGACTCGGGAACTCCCTTCAAAAGTCCCTTCGGCATCACGGAAACCGATTGTTTGACAAGTTCCTCAATTTCATCGCGGGGAATCGTCTGCTCTTCGACCAATTGATGATCCGGGATCAACACAGTCACTGCGTCGTCGGTCTGATTCGTGATCCGTCCCGTGAGAACTTTTCCCGACTCCAGCAGAATCGAATATGCCTCATATCCCTTTTTGATCTGTTTGCTCGGCTCATTGATCGACTCCAGAAATTCCTGCCGCGTCAATGGCTTCTCAGGCTTGGTCAAATCCGGCCCCAGTGAAACCGTTTTCCCATCCACGGCATGACAGGCCGCACACCCCCGCTGCGCAAACAGAGCCCGCCCCCGGCGATAGTTGCCAACATGCTTATCTGGTTTTGAAACATCAGCAGCCTGTGAATCAACCGGAAAACAGAGCATAAACGCAAGCGCAAAACAACAGAATTTCATTCCGAGACTTTCAGAGAATCAAGGCAAGGCAGTGCTTATGAAAAGCGTAAGAAACGAACAAAGTAATGCTAAATATCAACGACATCTTCCGCGTTGGGTGCCACTGTCGGCTGGCCCGACAGTGCAGATCATCTACAGCATCCCTAGCCCGGACAATTCCCACAAAACCAGCATCACCCCAAAATGTCGTGCATGACGTGGGCTTCTTCGACGCCGGTGAGGCGGGCGTCGAGGCCGCGGTATTTGTAGGTCAGGCGACGATGGTCGATGCCCATGCAGTGCAGGATGGTGGCGTTCATGTCGCGGATGTGGACCGGATTTTCGACGATGTTGTAGCAGAAATCGTCGGTCTTGCCGTATTCGAAACCCCGTTTGATGCCACCGCCCGCCATCCAGATCGAGAAACAACGGCCATGATGATCGCGGCCCGCACTCGGGCTGCCAATGGCGCCCTGACTGTAAACGGTGCGACCGAATTCGCCGCCCCAGATCACCAGCGTTTCATCCAACAGACCACGTTGTTTCAGATCTTTGATCAGCGCGGCTGAGGGTTGATCGACGTCGAGACACTGGTTCGGCAGTTGTGCTTTGAGCGAGACATGCTGGTCCCAGCCACGGTGGAAGAGTTGCACGAACCGGACGCCGCGCTCGGTCATCCGGCGGGCCAGCAGACAATTGGCAGCAAAGCTGCCCGGCTTGCGGGATTCGGGTCCGTACATTTCAAATGTTTTCTGCGTCTCACTGGAGAGGTCCATCAGTTCGGGGACCGAGGTCTGCATTCGGTACGCCATCTCATACGAATTGATGCGAGCCTGAATTTCAGGATCGCCGATTTCTTCAGCCTGACCCCGGTTCAGAGTGGCTAAATCGTCTAATAATTTGCGACGCTGTTTTCGATCGATACCCGCCGGATTCGACAGATACAACACCGGGCTGGAACCGGGACGCAGTTTGACGCCCTGATGACTGGGTGGCAGAAAGCCGGAACCCCAGAGGCGATCAAACAGAGGCTGTCCCGGATTTTTTCCCGTTCCCTGTGATAGCATCACCATATACGCGGGCAGGTTTTCGTTTTCGCTTCCCAACCCGTAACTCAGCCAGGAGCCAAGGCTCGCATGGCCGATCTGCTGGGTGCCCGTATTGATGAAGGTAATCGCGGGATCGTGGTTGATCGCTTCGGTATTAAGCGATTTGATAATCGTAATATCATCGGCGATGGTCTGCGTATGCGGCAGCCGCTCGCTGATCCAGGTCTGATGTTCGCCGCACTGCTTCATTTCCCAGAAGGGTGCCACAACCGGATACGATTTCTGGCGGGCCGTCATCCCCGTCACCCTTTGTGTCCCCTTTACGGAATCGGGCAGATCCGAACCGTGCAGTTTGCGCAGAATCGGCTTGTAGTCGAACAGGTCGACGTGCGAAGGTCCGCCCGACTGAAACAGGTAGATAATCCGTTTCGCCTTGGGTGCAATTTGCTGTACGCCTTCGGGAATCGCTTCCGCATTCGCACTCTGATTGAACAGTTCCGGGTAAAGCAAGCTCGCCAGAGCTGCCCCGCCGATGCCACGTGCCGAGCGTCCGAGCAGCGTGCGCCGTGTTATATTGCGTTCGTATTCAAATATTGGGTCCATCACTATCCCCGGGTAATAAATTCGTAAGTATTGAAAATCATGCTGGCCACCGCGGTCCAGGCAGCCACTTCCGCAGGAGCCAGCGCTTCATCGCGGCTCGACTCTCCCTGACTCAACAAAGCCAGTGCGGCACTTTCATTTGTTTGATAATTTTTCAGTTCGCGTTGGTAAGCGGCTTTGGCCGTTTTCACTTCCCACGCTTCAGGCAAACGCCCCAACGCTTCTTTGAAAGCAAACTGAATCCGCGAATCGATGTCCGAACCACCTTCTTTCATGATCCGCTCGGCGTAGTTCCGTGATGCTTCCACGAACTGCACGTCATTCAACAGTACCAGCGACTGCAGCGGCGTATTCGTGCGTGCCCGACTCACCAGACA
This genomic interval from Gimesia alba contains the following:
- a CDS encoding DUF7133 domain-containing protein, with translation MKFCCFALAFMLCFPVDSQAADVSKPDKHVGNYRRGRALFAQRGCAACHAVDGKTVSLGPDLTKPEKPLTRQEFLESINEPSKQIKKGYEAYSILLESGKVLTGRITNQTDDAVTVLIPDHQLVEEQTIPRDEIEELVKQSVSVMPKGLLKGVPESQVSDLLAYLASVGDPKMTAPPRVTIPAKQPGVMREPEDADSTFYSPEESMKRIHLAPGYRLELVAAEPMIEEPVLCVWDGNARMYVAEMRTYMQDADGVDQDLPRSRVSMLEDTDGDGRMDKVSRFIDNMVLPRMILPFDDRIIVNETYTEDYYSYRDTNGDGVADEKILLYPGGKAGGNLEHQNSALTWGIDNWIYSARLGSQRHRFRNGKWESERIYGDHGQWGLAMDDVGRFFLSAAGGEKPAYGFQQLPQYGRLNLPGELEPNFEAVYPIVKMVDVQGGLGRVDKERGGLNRFTGCAGQSIYRGDQMPDDFKGDYILPEPVGRLVRRAKVTQIDGKTMLSNAYENSEFIASTDKNFRPLWSATGPDGCLYIVDMYRGIIQEGNWTRKGSYLRGVIDKEGFAKNIGRGRIYRVVHETTNRQPPPKLLGMTTAQLVEELSHSNGWRRDTAQKLIVLRSDKSVVPALEQLVKTGDYPLGRLHALWTLDGLEATTKVLILTALGDSDSRVKQAAMRLSEPLLADDADLVKYVADAGYDDDIGVVVQAVNSLRYAKSDLGRQLISEFAAAYAENDLVLVSSQASLRYREGGNQPVFANLDAKTLEQMKQGYQTYTLLCIRCHGHDGKGAISSDGLQLAPSLAKSPRLLATPELPARILLHGLKGPIEGKKYPGLMESMQRQDDAWIASALTYVRKSFGNNGSAVTVEDVALVRSMTQDRDQPYTIEELADFLPITLDVMKTWKLSASHGGEHVGAAIDGNSNTRYSTNESMKPGMWFSFDMQQPYNVTSILLDTQKSKGDYPRGYTVSISDDGKTWSEPIIEGKATTAITDLPFPKGVSTRFVKIEQTGQHGLFWSIHELKVYGKPTE
- a CDS encoding DUF1501 domain-containing protein → MDPIFEYERNITRRTLLGRSARGIGGAALASLLYPELFNQSANAEAIPEGVQQIAPKAKRIIYLFQSGGPSHVDLFDYKPILRKLHGSDLPDSVKGTQRVTGMTARQKSYPVVAPFWEMKQCGEHQTWISERLPHTQTIADDITIIKSLNTEAINHDPAITFINTGTQQIGHASLGSWLSYGLGSENENLPAYMVMLSQGTGKNPGQPLFDRLWGSGFLPPSHQGVKLRPGSSPVLYLSNPAGIDRKQRRKLLDDLATLNRGQAEEIGDPEIQARINSYEMAYRMQTSVPELMDLSSETQKTFEMYGPESRKPGSFAANCLLARRMTERGVRFVQLFHRGWDQHVSLKAQLPNQCLDVDQPSAALIKDLKQRGLLDETLVIWGGEFGRTVYSQGAIGSPSAGRDHHGRCFSIWMAGGGIKRGFEYGKTDDFCYNIVENPVHIRDMNATILHCMGIDHRRLTYKYRGLDARLTGVEEAHVMHDILG